One stretch of Methylopila sp. 73B DNA includes these proteins:
- a CDS encoding adenylate/guanylate cyclase domain-containing protein produces the protein MAASGARSEPRRRLAVRAAVAAAVVLALALIVAGPLGWRLDAPAYDLLSTIAPPAPADDIVVVAIDEPSFAEIGRQWPWPRALHGQLVTALRAAGARVVGLDIVFAEASSAEGDQALADALGPDVVLGADLTVIETPHATQTIRVDPLPAFLARGATPGLVAVTLDRDGVLRRVRSAEDAFAGAVAAASGAASGASPKRALIRFRGGPRTYRTISYYQALDPGTFLPPGALRDAVVVVGLSTQTAADASAGGTDAFATPYTSRTGRLTSGVEIQATLVDALRSRDLVTPAPLWAELLALAVAGAAGLGLAGSGRVSWRSVAGAAALVAGVIAACWLALQHAGFWLPPAAPSLAVLLVVGAEAALDYGHERRTRREIARAFEQYLAPEVVKRLVRDPSALKLGGERRTLSILFCDIRGFTELAERMKGDPERLTLLINRLLGPLSDAVLAEGGTIDKYIGDCVMAFWNAPLDAPDHAERAIAAGLRMLDAVERLNAELNAEAGPGVAPLEFAVGVGINTGDCVVGNLGSDRRFDYTAVGDAVNLASRLEGASKLYGVRMLVADDTATRFSTPLIELDRIAVKGRRDGALIHTALPGADVSDAQAAFLGAYRARRWDDAEQALAAVRAAEPRLALYAGVMAARIAGYRAAPPPDDWNGVFAATVK, from the coding sequence ATGGCCGCGAGCGGCGCCCGCTCGGAGCCGCGACGACGGCTGGCCGTCCGGGCGGCGGTCGCCGCCGCGGTCGTGCTTGCGCTGGCGCTGATCGTCGCCGGCCCGCTCGGTTGGCGGCTCGACGCGCCGGCTTACGATCTGCTGTCGACGATCGCTCCGCCTGCGCCGGCGGACGACATCGTGGTGGTCGCGATCGACGAGCCCTCGTTCGCCGAGATCGGCCGGCAGTGGCCCTGGCCGCGCGCCTTGCATGGCCAACTAGTCACAGCGCTGAGGGCCGCAGGCGCGCGCGTGGTCGGGCTCGACATCGTATTCGCCGAAGCCTCCTCGGCGGAGGGGGACCAGGCGCTCGCCGACGCGCTGGGGCCGGACGTCGTGCTCGGCGCGGACCTGACGGTGATCGAGACGCCGCACGCGACGCAGACGATCCGCGTCGATCCCCTGCCGGCGTTCCTCGCCCGCGGAGCGACTCCCGGCCTCGTCGCCGTCACGCTCGACCGCGACGGCGTGCTGCGTCGCGTCAGGTCCGCCGAGGACGCCTTCGCCGGGGCCGTCGCCGCCGCATCGGGCGCCGCCTCAGGCGCGTCGCCGAAGCGCGCGCTGATCCGGTTCCGTGGGGGACCCCGGACGTACCGGACGATCTCCTACTATCAGGCGCTCGACCCGGGAACGTTCCTGCCGCCCGGCGCGCTGCGCGACGCGGTCGTGGTGGTGGGCCTGAGCACCCAGACCGCGGCGGACGCCAGCGCCGGCGGAACCGACGCCTTCGCGACCCCGTACACGTCGCGGACAGGCCGGCTGACCTCGGGCGTCGAGATCCAGGCCACGCTGGTGGACGCGCTTCGATCGCGAGATCTGGTGACGCCCGCGCCGTTGTGGGCGGAGCTTCTGGCGCTCGCCGTCGCGGGCGCCGCGGGCCTCGGTCTCGCGGGCAGCGGCCGCGTCTCCTGGCGCTCCGTCGCGGGGGCGGCGGCGCTTGTCGCAGGCGTGATCGCCGCGTGCTGGCTGGCGCTCCAGCACGCAGGGTTCTGGCTCCCTCCTGCGGCGCCTTCGCTCGCCGTGCTGCTGGTGGTGGGCGCGGAGGCCGCTCTCGATTACGGCCACGAGCGGCGAACCCGGCGCGAGATCGCGCGCGCCTTCGAGCAGTATCTCGCGCCCGAGGTCGTCAAGCGTCTCGTCCGTGACCCATCCGCGTTGAAGCTCGGCGGCGAGCGGCGGACGCTGTCGATCCTGTTCTGCGACATCCGCGGCTTCACGGAGCTCGCCGAGCGCATGAAGGGCGATCCCGAACGGTTGACCCTGCTGATCAACAGGCTGCTCGGCCCCTTGTCCGACGCGGTGCTCGCCGAAGGCGGCACGATCGACAAATACATCGGCGATTGCGTCATGGCGTTCTGGAATGCGCCGCTCGACGCGCCGGACCATGCGGAGCGGGCCATCGCCGCAGGGCTGCGCATGCTCGACGCGGTCGAGCGGCTGAACGCGGAGCTCAACGCCGAGGCCGGCCCCGGCGTCGCGCCGCTCGAGTTCGCGGTCGGCGTCGGAATCAACACGGGCGACTGCGTCGTCGGCAACCTCGGCTCCGACCGACGCTTCGACTACACCGCCGTCGGCGACGCCGTGAACCTCGCCTCGCGGCTCGAAGGCGCGTCCAAGCTCTATGGCGTCCGCATGCTCGTCGCGGACGACACGGCGACGCGGTTCTCCACGCCGCTGATCGAACTCGACCGCATCGCGGTCAAGGGACGCCGGGACGGCGCGCTGATCCATACGGCGCTCCCGGGCGCCGACGTCTCGGACGCGCAGGCGGCGTTCCTTGGGGCCTACAGGGCGAGACGCTGGGACGACGCCGAGCAGGCGTTGGCGGCGGTGCGCGCGGCGGAGCCTCGGCTCGCGCTCTACGCCGGCGTCATGGCGGCGCGGATCGCCGGCTACCGTGCCGCGCCCCCGCCGGACGACTGGAACGGCGTCTTCGCCGCAACTGTGAAGTAG
- a CDS encoding cation:proton antiporter: MKYRVMSVALVVLIIALLLMAVSLAEPVAARLRLPASVLLAIFGVAIGALALVLRSGSFGPAAQDVAEAVTDLPLGSDAFLFLFLPVLLFQSAMNTDARQLAEDASSIFTLAIVAVVVSTFVIGLALAPFAPMPLLACLLVGAIVATTDPIAVIGIFREAGAPGRLVRLVEGESLLNDAAAITLFALFLDLIVSGRAFDPAQTAVQAIALPLGGVVLGAVAGRLAASLVGRLRESPLAPTSVSVALPYVAFVVAEHTLRISGVMAVVGAGVTFAMYGPAKAPPDVWRHLKTVWEQIDWWAASLIFVLSSILAPGLIAGATLLDLFLLGVVVLASLAARAAIVFGLMPVMSALRIGPQISAAFRWVVLWGGLRGATTLVLALAVTEREELSPEIRSFVAVLATGYVFYTLLIQGTTLRALVRRTGVDRLSPVDLALRRDVLAAARRHVADRVEETARAHGLTAPERTRAEAARADGPSAMADPAERVAIALATLARAEREIILQRVRERSVSLKLVDRLLGDARRLGDRSRASGAEGYAEADAYALRFSGAERAAQRVARATGWTGWLARVMADRFEMLLVTSAAVARLEPFARETIAPVLGPDAAAAASMALARRRETVGRALAALRLQYPGYAEALERRLLANAAIQIEESEYDRMLEDGLIGPELHRDLVIEVGRRRRGVGARPALDLGLDPETLIARLPLFARLPDDALKQLVRLIEPVFVRPGERLIRRGDRGDAAYFVSSGAVEVTSVSGSTYRLGRGEIFGEIALLTDSPRTADVDAIAYCSLLRLRRRAFLAFLDDHPELAAEVAATAERRRLENAAATSAAAMS; this comes from the coding sequence GTCTGGCCGAGCCCGTTGCGGCGCGGCTCCGGCTGCCGGCGAGCGTGCTGCTCGCGATCTTCGGGGTCGCGATCGGGGCGCTGGCGCTGGTGCTGCGCAGCGGTTCGTTCGGGCCGGCGGCGCAAGACGTCGCCGAGGCGGTCACGGACCTGCCGCTCGGATCGGACGCGTTCCTGTTTCTGTTCCTGCCCGTCCTGCTGTTTCAGTCCGCGATGAACACGGACGCCCGCCAGCTGGCCGAGGACGCGAGCTCGATCTTCACGCTTGCGATCGTCGCCGTCGTCGTCTCGACCTTCGTGATCGGCCTCGCGCTCGCGCCGTTTGCGCCCATGCCGCTCCTCGCCTGCCTTCTGGTCGGCGCGATCGTCGCCACCACGGACCCGATCGCGGTGATAGGCATCTTTCGCGAGGCGGGCGCGCCCGGCCGCCTGGTCCGGCTGGTCGAGGGCGAGAGCCTGCTCAACGACGCCGCCGCGATCACGCTGTTCGCGCTTTTCCTCGATCTCATCGTGTCCGGCCGGGCCTTCGATCCCGCCCAGACCGCCGTCCAGGCCATAGCGCTGCCGCTTGGCGGCGTCGTGCTCGGCGCGGTTGCGGGGCGTCTCGCGGCCTCGCTGGTCGGACGGCTCCGCGAGAGCCCTTTGGCCCCGACCTCGGTCAGCGTCGCGCTGCCCTATGTCGCGTTCGTCGTCGCCGAGCACACGCTGCGCATTTCGGGCGTGATGGCGGTGGTGGGCGCCGGCGTCACCTTCGCGATGTATGGGCCGGCGAAAGCGCCGCCCGACGTCTGGCGTCACCTCAAGACGGTCTGGGAGCAGATCGATTGGTGGGCGGCTTCGCTCATCTTCGTGCTGTCGTCGATCCTGGCCCCGGGACTCATCGCGGGCGCAACGCTCCTCGATTTGTTCCTGTTGGGCGTTGTGGTCCTCGCCTCGCTGGCGGCGCGCGCCGCGATCGTGTTCGGGCTGATGCCCGTGATGTCGGCGCTGAGGATCGGCCCGCAGATCAGCGCGGCGTTTCGCTGGGTGGTGCTGTGGGGCGGCCTTCGGGGCGCGACCACGCTGGTCCTGGCGCTCGCCGTCACCGAGCGCGAGGAGCTGTCGCCGGAGATCCGCAGCTTCGTGGCGGTGCTCGCCACCGGCTATGTGTTCTACACGCTACTCATCCAGGGCACGACGCTGCGGGCGCTCGTGCGCCGCACCGGCGTGGACCGCCTGTCCCCGGTCGATCTCGCGCTCCGGCGCGACGTGCTGGCCGCGGCGCGGCGGCACGTCGCGGACAGGGTCGAAGAGACCGCGCGCGCTCACGGACTTACCGCGCCCGAGCGTACGCGGGCGGAAGCCGCCCGCGCGGATGGTCCCTCCGCGATGGCGGATCCAGCCGAGCGCGTCGCGATCGCTCTGGCGACGCTTGCGCGCGCGGAGCGCGAGATCATCCTGCAGCGGGTCCGCGAACGCAGCGTGTCGCTCAAGCTCGTGGACCGGCTGCTCGGGGACGCCCGGCGGTTGGGCGACCGCAGCCGCGCCTCGGGCGCCGAGGGCTACGCCGAGGCGGACGCCTACGCCCTGCGGTTCTCGGGCGCCGAACGGGCGGCCCAAAGGGTCGCGCGCGCGACAGGCTGGACGGGGTGGCTCGCACGCGTGATGGCCGACCGCTTCGAGATGCTGCTTGTGACCTCGGCGGCGGTCGCGCGGCTCGAGCCGTTCGCCCGCGAGACCATTGCGCCGGTGCTCGGGCCGGACGCCGCGGCGGCGGCCTCCATGGCCCTGGCCCGCCGGCGCGAGACGGTCGGCCGCGCGCTTGCGGCGCTTCGGCTTCAGTATCCCGGCTACGCCGAGGCGCTGGAGCGTCGCCTGCTCGCCAACGCCGCGATCCAGATCGAGGAGAGCGAGTACGATCGGATGCTTGAGGACGGGCTGATCGGCCCGGAGTTGCATCGCGATCTGGTGATCGAGGTCGGCCGACGGCGTCGTGGCGTCGGCGCGCGGCCGGCGCTCGACCTCGGGCTTGATCCCGAAACTCTGATCGCCCGGCTGCCGCTGTTCGCGCGTCTGCCGGACGACGCGTTGAAGCAGCTCGTCCGGCTGATCGAGCCGGTGTTCGTGCGGCCAGGCGAACGCCTGATCCGCCGCGGCGACCGCGGGGACGCGGCCTACTTCGTGTCCTCCGGCGCAGTCGAGGTCACCAGCGTCAGCGGCTCCACATACCGGCTGGGGCGGGGCGAGATCTTCGGCGAGATTGCGCTTCTGACCGACAGCCCCCGCACGGCGGACGTCGACGCCATCGCCTATTGCTCGCTGCTGCGGCTTAGGCGGCGCGCGTTCCTGGCCTTCCTCGACGACCATCCCGAGCTCGCGGCCGAAGTCGCGGCGACAGCGGAGCGACGCCGGCTGGAGAACGCCGCGGCGACGTCCGCCGCGGCGATGTCGTAG